The DNA window ACTTTTTCTTCAGATCATCAAGGAAGACGGGACCGTCATTCAGTCCGGATATAAAACGCTCATGATTAAGAGAAAGCAAAGTTGAGGTAGCCACCGATGGGGTTAAAAGATTCGAATCTTTGGAGGTAAGCAAAGGGGCCATCCTTCAAGCAGGTTCAAGAAAGGCCCCTTAGAGGTAAGCTTAAAACTTTAGGAAGAAACTTATTTCATTCTTCCTTCGGCGGCCTTCCAGTCGATGTTTTTGAAAAAAGCGGCAATGTAATCCGCCTTCTTCAAACCATAATCGATCATGAAGGCATGTTCAAAAACATCCAGGATGAGGATAGGGGTGCAACCGGCCAGGTGTCCGCCATCATGTTCATTGATCCAGCAATTGAATAATTTTCCGGAAACATTATCCTGATACAAAACGACCCAGCCGATTCCCCGCATCGATCCGACACCCTTGAAATCCTTTTCCCAATCCTCATAGCTTCCGAAGACCTCGGCCATTTTTTTGGCCAGCTTTCCGTTCTTGTCCATCGCTCCTTTGCCACCGAGGTTTTCGAAGTAATATTCATGAAGGCGCATGCCGTTGAATTCCCAGCCAAAGCGCCTCTTTAACTCGGCGTATTCCGGAGTGCCGGCCTTTCCCTCCTTTACCATTTGGCTCAGGGTGTCCACCAATTTGTTGGTGTTGGTCACATACCCCTGGTAAAGGGTGAAATGATTTTTCAGGAGGGTATCGCTCAAACCCTCCATTCCCAGTAGTTTGCCGTAATCTTTAGCGGTGTATGCCATCTTTTCCTCCTTTCTCGCCTGGGCGAGTGCAATATTTATCGGACCGGCTAAAAAGGTTATACCCCCCATAGCCGACAGGGTTAAAAACTGGCGTCGATTGCAAGCCAAATTTTCTCAGCCTCCATTCTTATTTATTTCTTACCGAAGCTTACGATTATAGTAATTCAAAATCGTCTAAAAAGGAAATAGGGTGAACCCTGTATTTTTAAGTGGGGAAATATGTATTTTGCGGTGATCTGGAATAATCTTCGGGTAAATTTCAAAAAGAGTTCCCAAACTTTATTCCGAGGTCA is part of the Deltaproteobacteria bacterium genome and encodes:
- a CDS encoding Fe-Mn family superoxide dismutase — encoded protein: MAYTAKDYGKLLGMEGLSDTLLKNHFTLYQGYVTNTNKLVDTLSQMVKEGKAGTPEYAELKRRFGWEFNGMRLHEYYFENLGGKGAMDKNGKLAKKMAEVFGSYEDWEKDFKGVGSMRGIGWVVLYQDNVSGKLFNCWINEHDGGHLAGCTPILILDVFEHAFMIDYGLKKADYIAAFFKNIDWKAAEGRMK